The following is a genomic window from Chloracidobacterium sp..
ACCCGAACCCGCTCGTCTCAGGGCGAGGTTTTGAGCAGCTGCGCAGGCAAGGGGTCGAGGTTGTTACAGGCATCCTTGCGAATGAAGCGAAGGAGCAGAACGAAAAGTTCATCTGCTGGCACGACAAGCAAAGGCCGTTCGTGCATCTGAAATTGGCGATATCGCTGGATGGACGCATTGCTGCCGGAAAGAGCGTTTCGACGGCTCTTTCGGGTGAAGCGGCACGACGTTATGTGCAGGAGCTTCGGCACTCGCACGACGCAATACTTATCGGAAGCGGAACCGCCGTAATCGACGATCCGAAGCTGACCGATAGAAGCGAAAAGCCGCGACGCAGGCCGCTTCTCCGCGTGATCTTGGATGGGCGCGGCCGCATCTCGCCCAAGCTTCAAGTCGCACATACCGACGCCGCCCCGACCATCGTTTATACGGCATCCGATCTGCCGGAAGCCGATAAATTAGGATCTCAGGGCGTCTCTGTCGCAGCCATCGATCCGCGGAACCTTCGCTCGGTGCTTGCCGATCTCAAGGAACGCGAGGTCCAAAGCGTCCTTGTCGAAGGCGGCAGCGAGGTCGCCGGTTCCTTCGTCGATGCAAGGCTTGTCGATAAGGTAACGTTCGTGATCTCGCCGCTAATTATCGGCGGCTCGGCACCGATGGCGGTTGCGGGCCGCGGAATAACCGATATCGCCGATGCAATGCGCCTCGCCGAGGTTACGGTCAAGCCGTTGGGCAACGATGTAATTCTTACGGGCTATCCCGAAGCTCGATG
Proteins encoded in this region:
- the ribD gene encoding bifunctional diaminohydroxyphosphoribosylaminopyrimidine deaminase/5-amino-6-(5-phosphoribosylamino)uracil reductase RibD produces the protein MEFEDRDIELTKRALELAAKGVGLVSPNPLVGCVIVDKNGEVAGEGTYTFDNLIHAEAIALAAAGERARGGTAYVSLEPHSHQGRTGPCTEALIKAGIRRVVCPIDDPNPLVSGRGFEQLRRQGVEVVTGILANEAKEQNEKFICWHDKQRPFVHLKLAISLDGRIAAGKSVSTALSGEAARRYVQELRHSHDAILIGSGTAVIDDPKLTDRSEKPRRRPLLRVILDGRGRISPKLQVAHTDAAPTIVYTASDLPEADKLGSQGVSVAAIDPRNLRSVLADLKEREVQSVLVEGGSEVAGSFVDARLVDKVTFVISPLIIGGSAPMAVAGRGITDIADAMRLAEVTVKPLGNDVILTGYPEAR